Proteins from a single region of Macaca fascicularis isolate 582-1 chromosome 17, T2T-MFA8v1.1:
- the TFDP1 gene encoding transcription factor Dp-1 isoform X9 — translation MKVCEKVQRKGTTSYNEVADELVAEFSAADNHILPNESAYDQKNIRRRVYDALNVLMAMNIISKEKKEIKWIGLPTNSAQECQNLEVERQRRLERIKQKQSQLQELILQQIAFKNLVQRNRHAEQQASRPPPPNSVIHLPFIIVNTSKKTVIDCSISNDKFEYLFNFDNTFEIHDDIEVLKRMGMACGLESGSCSAEDLKMARSLVPKALEPYVTEMAQGTVGGVFITTAGSTSNGTSDLTNGADGMLATSSNGSQYSGSRVETPVSYVGEDDEEDDDFNENDEDD, via the exons ATGAAGGTCTGCGAGAAGGTGCAGAGGAAAGGGACCACTTCCTACAACGAAGTGGCGGACGAGCTGGTCGCGGAGTTCAGTGCTGCCGACAACCACATCTTACCAAACGAGTCA GCTTATGACCAGAAGAACATAAGACGGCGCGTCTACGATGCCTTAAACGTGCTGATGGCCATGAACATCATCTCCAAGGAGAAGAAGGAGATCAAGTGGATTGGTCTGCCCACCAACTCGGCTCAGGAATGTCAGAACTTAGAG GTGGAAAGACAGAGGAGActtgaaagaataaaacagaaacagtCTCAACTTCAAGAACTTATTCTACAG CAAATTGCCTTCAAGAACCTGGTGCAGAGAAACCGGCATGCAGAGCAGCAGGCCAGCCGGCCGCCGCCACCCAACTCAGTCATCCACCTGCCCTTCATCATCGTCAACACCAGCAAGAAGACGGTCATCGACTGCAGCATCTCCAATGACAA ATTTGAGTATCTGTTTAATTTTGACAACACATTTGAAATCCACGATGACATAGAAGTGCTGAAGCGGATGGGCATGGCTTGTGGACTGGAGTCGGGGAGCTGCTCTGCCGAAGACCTTAAAATGGCCAGAAGTCTGGTCCCCAAGGCTCTAGAGCCGTACGTGACAG aAATGGCTCAGGGAACTGTTGGAGGCGTGTTCATCACGACGGCAGGTTCCACGTCTAACGGCACAAG TGACCTGACCAACGGCGCAGATGGGATGCTGGCCACAAGCTCCAATGGGTCTCAGTACAGCGGCTCCAGGGTGGAGACCCCGGTGTCCTACGTCGGGGAGGACGATGAGGAGGACGATGACTTCAATGAGAATGACGAGGACGACTGA